One region of Niallia sp. Man26 genomic DNA includes:
- a CDS encoding DUF1444 domain-containing protein has protein sequence MDSKKMKNLLQDRLKAEGRVFTFDSKKDQLRIESKDTGKGVTVSLPGIIAKWELEKEKAVDEVVYYIENGLTALVDDPTLEGKEKNIYPVIRSTSFPVQTNEEIPFVVDEHTAETRIYYALDMGNTYRLIDEKIMAKENWKHSRIKEVALFNARSLSTALKKDVVAGNTFYFLNTNDGYDASRILNDSFLKEMSETVKGTMAVAVPHQDVLIIADIENETGYDILAQMTMSFFASGRVPITALSFLYEDGSLEPVFILGKNKKKEQ, from the coding sequence ATGGATAGCAAAAAAATGAAAAATCTCTTACAGGACAGGCTTAAAGCCGAAGGAAGAGTATTTACGTTTGATTCTAAAAAGGATCAACTTCGAATAGAAAGCAAGGATACAGGAAAGGGTGTAACCGTTTCTCTGCCAGGAATTATTGCAAAATGGGAGCTGGAAAAGGAAAAGGCTGTTGACGAGGTTGTATACTATATTGAAAATGGTTTAACAGCATTAGTGGATGACCCTACACTTGAGGGGAAAGAAAAAAATATTTACCCTGTTATTCGTTCCACTTCGTTTCCAGTTCAAACGAATGAAGAAATACCCTTTGTAGTAGATGAACATACAGCAGAAACAAGAATATATTATGCCTTGGATATGGGAAATACGTATCGACTCATTGATGAGAAAATCATGGCGAAGGAAAACTGGAAACATAGCAGAATTAAGGAAGTAGCCTTGTTTAATGCTCGCTCTTTAAGCACGGCCCTTAAAAAAGATGTTGTAGCAGGCAACACTTTTTATTTCCTAAATACAAATGACGGATATGATGCTAGCCGCATCCTTAATGACTCTTTCCTGAAGGAAATGAGCGAGACAGTGAAGGGGACGATGGCAGTTGCAGTACCTCATCAAGACGTATTAATTATAGCGGATATTGAAAATGAGACTGGTTATGATATTTTGGCACAGATGACGATGAGTTTCTTTGCCAGCGGCAGAGTGCCAATCACTGCGTTGTCCTTCTTGTATGAAGACGGCAGCCTTGAGCCTGTTTTTATATTAGGTAAAAATAAGAAAAAAGAGCAATAA
- a CDS encoding thioredoxin family protein translates to MRDLQSQEEFNELKNSSNKHVFLFSANWCGDCRFIEPFMPEVEQKYSEYTFIHIDRDKFIDTCIELDVFGIPSFIAFENGKELGRFVSKDRKTQEEIEQFIESL, encoded by the coding sequence ATGAGAGATCTACAGTCACAAGAAGAATTTAATGAGTTGAAAAACAGCAGTAATAAACATGTTTTCCTATTTTCTGCTAACTGGTGCGGAGACTGTCGCTTCATTGAACCATTCATGCCAGAAGTAGAGCAAAAATACAGTGAGTATACATTTATTCACATTGACCGCGATAAGTTCATCGATACTTGCATTGAGTTAGATGTATTTGGAATTCCAAGCTTTATCGCATTTGAAAACGGGAAAGAGCTAGGCCGTTTTGTCAGCAAAGATCGTAAAACGCAAGAGGAAATTGAGCAGTTTATTGAGTCGTTATAA
- a CDS encoding DUF84 family protein: protein MIVCIGTRNPAKTSAVKEGFSTMTDVEFIEIDVSSEVSAQPFSDEETMTGAINRAKNALAAGKGDIGIGLEGGVKQTEHGLFVCNWGALVLRDGRTYIGGGASIPLPTEVADALLEGEELGPVMDRYANKKNVRHHEGAIGVFTNGRITRQKMFAHVIESLVGQYEYDAKSRS, encoded by the coding sequence ATGATTGTTTGCATCGGAACAAGAAACCCAGCAAAAACAAGTGCTGTTAAAGAAGGATTCAGCACAATGACAGACGTAGAGTTCATAGAAATAGATGTCTCTTCAGAGGTAAGTGCCCAGCCATTCTCTGATGAAGAAACAATGACTGGGGCAATTAATCGTGCAAAAAATGCTTTAGCTGCTGGAAAAGGCGACATTGGCATTGGTCTTGAAGGCGGTGTAAAGCAAACTGAACACGGCCTGTTCGTCTGCAACTGGGGAGCCCTTGTACTTCGCGACGGCAGAACCTATATTGGCGGAGGTGCGAGCATTCCTTTGCCCACGGAAGTGGCAGATGCTCTGTTGGAAGGGGAAGAGCTTGGTCCTGTAATGGATCGTTATGCAAACAAAAAGAATGTCCGTCATCATGAAGGTGCTATTGGCGTATTTACGAACGGCAGAATTACGAGACAAAAAATGTTTGCACATGTTATCGAATCATTGGTTGGACAATACGAATATGATGCTAAGTCACGTTCATAA
- a CDS encoding M42 family metallopeptidase has protein sequence MNEQTLELFRTLTELRGVAGNEHEVRDFMRKELALYSDEIIQDNLGSIFGVKKGSTDGPKVMVAGHMDEVGFMVTSITENGMLRFQPLGGWWSQVLLAQRVQVMTDNGPVIGVIASIPPHLLDDAQRNKPMDIKNMLIDIGADDKADAVSIGIKPGQPIVPICPFTPMANKKKIMAKAWDNRYGCGLAIELLKELQGEVLPNTLYSGATVQEEVGLRGAQTAANMIQPDIFYALDASPANDTSGDKNQFGQLGKGALLRIYDRTMVTHRGMREFILDTAESNNIAYQYFISPGGTDAGRVHTANDGVPSAVIGICSRYIHTSASIIHIDDYAAAKELVVKLVKATDKAMVDSIKANV, from the coding sequence ATGAATGAGCAAACATTGGAATTATTCCGTACACTGACTGAGCTACGCGGTGTTGCAGGAAATGAGCATGAAGTACGTGATTTTATGCGTAAGGAGCTTGCCCTTTACAGCGATGAAATCATTCAAGACAATCTTGGCAGCATTTTTGGTGTGAAAAAAGGAAGTACTGATGGTCCTAAAGTAATGGTTGCAGGACATATGGATGAAGTTGGCTTTATGGTTACTTCTATCACAGAAAACGGAATGCTGCGTTTTCAGCCGCTGGGAGGTTGGTGGAGCCAAGTCTTGCTTGCCCAGAGAGTTCAGGTAATGACAGACAACGGTCCAGTTATCGGTGTAATAGCTTCAATTCCTCCACATTTACTTGATGACGCACAGCGTAATAAACCGATGGATATTAAAAACATGCTTATTGATATCGGTGCTGACGACAAAGCAGATGCTGTTTCAATCGGCATCAAGCCAGGGCAGCCTATTGTTCCAATTTGTCCTTTTACTCCAATGGCTAATAAAAAGAAAATTATGGCCAAGGCTTGGGATAACCGCTATGGCTGCGGTCTTGCAATTGAGCTGCTGAAGGAGCTGCAAGGAGAAGTGCTGCCAAATACTTTGTATTCTGGTGCAACTGTTCAAGAAGAGGTTGGCTTGCGCGGCGCGCAAACAGCTGCCAATATGATTCAGCCAGATATTTTTTATGCATTAGACGCGAGTCCTGCAAATGATACTTCTGGTGATAAAAACCAGTTTGGCCAATTAGGTAAAGGTGCTTTGCTTCGCATCTACGATCGGACAATGGTAACGCATAGAGGCATGAGAGAATTTATCCTCGATACAGCTGAAAGCAATAATATTGCGTATCAATACTTCATCTCCCCTGGCGGTACAGATGCAGGAAGAGTGCATACAGCAAATGATGGAGTGCCTAGTGCTGTAATCGGCATCTGCTCACGATATATCCATACAAGTGCATCCATCATTCATATTGATGACTATGCAGCTGCAAAGGAACTGGTTGTGAAGCTTGTAAAAGCGACAGATAAAGCAATGGTGGATTCAATTAAAGCAAATGTATGA
- a CDS encoding PepSY domain-containing protein, whose product MNWKTIVAGAAVGFAASYAVKEAVSRNYSLSSDRVLKIVKAVFKEQGPITGSWINMQKEPYETAGTTQLIYRGGITRDNDGKNESFEFLADSKTGNLLDIYEL is encoded by the coding sequence ATGAACTGGAAAACGATAGTTGCAGGAGCAGCTGTAGGATTTGCAGCAAGCTATGCAGTAAAGGAAGCTGTTTCCAGAAATTATTCCCTGTCAAGTGACCGCGTTCTAAAAATAGTTAAGGCTGTTTTTAAAGAGCAAGGACCTATTACAGGCAGCTGGATCAACATGCAAAAAGAACCCTATGAAACAGCCGGTACAACACAGCTCATTTATCGCGGTGGAATCACGAGAGATAATGATGGCAAAAATGAGTCTTTCGAATTTCTAGCAGACAGCAAAACAGGAAATTTGCTTGATATATATGAGCTTTAA
- a CDS encoding MBL fold metallo-hydrolase gives MNSLKIGEITVTWLNGGVTKMDGGAIFGVVPKPLWSKKYECNEVNQVTLPSDPMFLEWDGKRILIDAGIGNGKLTKKQMRNYGVDEESFLERDLQALGVSPTEIDYVLMTHMHFDHACGLSKLENDKLVSIFPNAEIITSETEWQEMKNPNIRSRNTYWEQNWQPIEAQVKTFETEWSMGPLKLIHTGGHSDGHSILLIEDGGETAIHMADLLPTHAHQNVLWVTAYDDYPMTSISEKQKWFKWGADKNAWFTFYHDALYRSVKWNEAGEITEAIKRD, from the coding sequence ATGAACAGTTTAAAGATTGGTGAAATTACGGTGACATGGCTAAATGGTGGTGTTACAAAAATGGATGGTGGTGCTATTTTTGGTGTTGTACCAAAGCCATTATGGTCCAAAAAGTATGAGTGCAATGAGGTAAATCAAGTAACACTTCCTTCAGACCCGATGTTTCTTGAGTGGGATGGAAAACGAATACTGATTGATGCAGGAATTGGAAATGGGAAGCTTACGAAAAAGCAAATGCGCAATTATGGTGTTGATGAAGAATCTTTTCTTGAAAGAGATTTACAAGCACTAGGGGTTTCTCCAACAGAAATTGATTATGTGCTGATGACACATATGCATTTTGATCATGCTTGCGGACTATCTAAGTTAGAAAATGACAAATTGGTGTCTATTTTTCCGAATGCAGAAATCATTACTTCAGAAACGGAGTGGCAGGAAATGAAAAACCCGAATATCCGCTCTAGAAATACATATTGGGAACAAAATTGGCAGCCGATTGAAGCACAAGTCAAAACCTTTGAAACAGAATGGAGCATGGGTCCGTTAAAGCTTATTCATACGGGAGGCCATAGTGATGGTCATTCTATTCTTCTTATCGAAGACGGAGGCGAGACAGCCATCCATATGGCAGATTTATTGCCAACACATGCACATCAAAATGTTCTGTGGGTGACAGCATATGATGATTACCCGATGACATCCATATCAGAAAAACAAAAATGGTTTAAATGGGGAGCAGACAAAAATGCCTGGTTTACATTTTATCATGATGCATTATACCGAAGTGTTAAATGGAATGAAGCAGGAGAAATAACAGAAGCAATAAAGCGGGATTAG
- the trmB gene encoding tRNA (guanosine(46)-N7)-methyltransferase TrmB: MRLRHKPWAKDKLLAYPQYAVQHPEEWKGKWDQAFSVKGPIHIEVGTGKGRFITEMAKANPDINYIGIELQESVIVSALDRVIEAEIPNLKLMNLDASKLTDYFLKGEVERVYLNFSDPWPKTRHEKRRLTYKNFLKSYEEVLIPNGEIHFKTDNQGLFEYSLRSFSEYGMLLKYVSLDLHNSDYEGNIMTEYEEKFSERGSRIYRSETQFR; the protein is encoded by the coding sequence ATGCGATTAAGACATAAACCGTGGGCAAAGGACAAGCTGCTGGCATATCCCCAATATGCAGTGCAGCATCCGGAGGAATGGAAAGGAAAATGGGATCAAGCTTTCAGCGTTAAAGGACCCATTCATATAGAGGTAGGTACAGGAAAAGGCAGATTTATTACAGAGATGGCAAAAGCTAATCCAGATATTAACTATATCGGGATTGAACTGCAAGAAAGTGTCATCGTTTCCGCTTTAGACAGAGTGATTGAGGCGGAAATTCCGAATCTAAAGCTGATGAATCTCGATGCATCTAAGCTGACTGACTATTTCCTTAAAGGGGAAGTAGAGCGCGTTTATTTGAATTTCTCTGATCCATGGCCAAAAACTAGACATGAGAAGAGAAGGCTAACTTATAAGAATTTCCTAAAGTCATATGAGGAAGTCCTTATCCCGAACGGTGAAATTCACTTTAAGACAGATAACCAAGGGTTATTTGAATATTCTCTTCGCAGCTTCTCTGAGTATGGCATGCTGCTGAAGTATGTCAGCCTTGATCTTCATAACAGCGATTATGAAGGTAATATAATGACTGAATATGAAGAGAAATTCTCTGAGCGTGGCAGCAGAATTTACCGCAGTGAAACCCAATTCAGATGA
- a CDS encoding YtzH-like family protein: MPITHEHQLGILKDILNNHQEDCCGSVSECEQLERLVTSLKVNGNIDQNILPILEEISQYSQRGIQANNLNNHIQSSQEQLSQWVDGINDFSG, translated from the coding sequence ATGCCAATTACACATGAACATCAATTAGGTATACTAAAGGATATTTTAAACAACCATCAAGAGGACTGCTGTGGTTCTGTTTCTGAATGTGAACAACTTGAACGTCTTGTTACTTCCTTAAAGGTCAATGGCAATATCGACCAAAACATTCTTCCGATTTTAGAAGAAATAAGCCAGTACAGCCAAAGAGGAATTCAGGCAAACAATTTAAACAATCATATCCAATCCTCTCAAGAGCAGCTGTCCCAATGGGTCGATGGAATAAATGACTTTTCAGGCTAA
- a CDS encoding phosphotransferase family protein, translated as MEHLLGQDWEITPAGGETGEAFFAQNNGQKLFLKRNSSPFLAVLSAEGIVPKLVWTKRFENGDVFTAQQWLIGREFSQSDMTDDRVVMLLKKIHTSKPLLEMLKRLGKTTLMPNMILAVIKAELDEELTGNTTITNSIAFLEQNLPSIKTEEEVVCHCDVNHNNWLLSEDNQLYLIDWDGAMIADPAIDLGMLLHWYIPKSDWKEWLEKYGFELTDNLMLRMKWYVVAQTLNSIQWYKKKSRYHEMEKWIQFLNDQDLA; from the coding sequence TTGGAACATTTATTAGGACAAGATTGGGAAATAACCCCTGCAGGCGGGGAAACAGGCGAGGCCTTTTTCGCCCAGAATAATGGCCAGAAGCTGTTTCTGAAAAGAAACTCTTCGCCTTTTTTAGCTGTTTTGTCTGCAGAAGGAATTGTCCCAAAACTTGTTTGGACAAAAAGATTTGAAAACGGAGATGTATTTACTGCGCAGCAGTGGCTTATCGGCAGGGAATTCAGCCAATCTGATATGACAGATGACAGGGTTGTGATGCTGCTGAAAAAAATCCATACATCTAAACCGTTATTGGAAATGCTGAAAAGGCTTGGAAAAACAACCTTGATGCCAAATATGATCCTTGCTGTTATTAAAGCAGAACTGGATGAAGAACTGACGGGGAATACAACCATCACGAATTCAATTGCCTTTTTAGAACAGAATCTTCCATCGATAAAAACGGAGGAAGAAGTTGTCTGCCATTGTGATGTAAATCATAACAACTGGCTGCTATCAGAAGACAACCAGTTGTATTTAATCGATTGGGATGGCGCAATGATTGCAGATCCGGCAATCGATTTAGGAATGCTTCTTCACTGGTATATCCCAAAATCAGATTGGAAAGAATGGCTTGAAAAATATGGATTTGAGCTGACTGACAACCTGATGCTGCGCATGAAGTGGTATGTGGTAGCCCAAACCCTAAATTCTATCCAATGGTATAAAAAGAAATCCCGCTATCATGAGATGGAAAAGTGGATACAATTCCTAAATGACCAGGATTTAGCCTGA
- the pulA gene encoding type I pullulanase — MMLSIKRDYYAYLDELSVITILLPYMYHGGEADAFTVQGEYSVPLTIKKKETMQQYVKYTCISSELLDAGKSYTIIDNHNGSTDLQIGAVIRTKEFDMRYFYEGPLGVQYSAEKSHFFLWAPTAQQVKLVLQDPIHSERRMEIPMARQEKGVWTAEVEQDVDGFHYTYLVLINLEWREAVDPYAVAVSVNGEKGVIVDLGKTKTVKPKLPALASPVDSIIYETHIRDFTIHPNSGADKKGTYLGAAQLNTKTPTGEWTGLSYVKELGVTHLELLPVHDFEEVDELNVFKRYNWGYNPSHFNVPEGSYSTNPTDPYARIKELKQLIQAIHEQGIRVIMDVVYNHVYKKEDSPFEKILPGYFFRYDIHGMPSNGTGVGNDIASERLMVRRYILDSVRFWLEEYQIDGFRFDLMGILDVETMQGVREICDSKDPSILTFGEGWNLQTPLPDDLKAIISNQHKMPRIGQFNDQFRDQIKGSTFDLEHTGFALGNGSQPAVHELLSGSIGLAEQNAGIFTEPNQTINYVESHDNHTLWDKIEACFPDLEMSLKRKKHRLATSIVLLSQGIPFLHSGQEFFRTKYGVENSYKSPDEINRLDWDRRDTFLDNVQFIKDLISLRKSTAALRLTSAEAIRKHVTIQSHSPLFVEYKLNNIEDYGDWETLIIYINADDDSQRAAVEEGNWKLLLKGEEVYLHELPDVEKTIDINPIGITIIGKRKETN, encoded by the coding sequence ATGATGCTATCTATTAAAAGGGACTATTATGCTTATTTAGATGAGCTGTCTGTTATTACTATACTGCTGCCTTATATGTATCATGGCGGTGAAGCGGATGCCTTTACAGTACAGGGAGAATACTCTGTACCATTAACCATTAAGAAAAAGGAAACGATGCAGCAATATGTTAAATATACTTGCATCTCTTCTGAATTGCTGGATGCAGGCAAAAGCTATACCATTATTGATAACCACAATGGCAGCACTGATTTGCAGATTGGTGCAGTCATAAGAACGAAAGAGTTTGATATGCGTTATTTTTATGAAGGTCCGTTAGGTGTGCAATACAGCGCTGAGAAAAGCCATTTTTTCTTATGGGCTCCAACAGCTCAACAAGTAAAGCTCGTTCTTCAAGATCCTATACATTCTGAGCGGCGTATGGAAATCCCGATGGCAAGACAAGAAAAGGGTGTGTGGACAGCTGAGGTAGAGCAGGATGTAGACGGCTTTCACTATACTTATTTAGTTCTTATTAATCTTGAGTGGAGAGAAGCGGTTGATCCGTATGCAGTTGCTGTTAGCGTCAATGGTGAAAAGGGTGTCATCGTTGATTTAGGAAAAACAAAAACGGTGAAACCTAAACTGCCAGCACTTGCCTCCCCTGTTGACAGCATTATTTATGAAACCCATATCCGTGACTTTACTATCCATCCGAACAGTGGAGCAGATAAGAAAGGGACGTACTTAGGTGCTGCCCAGCTGAACACGAAAACCCCAACTGGAGAATGGACCGGACTTTCGTATGTGAAAGAACTCGGCGTGACTCATCTTGAACTTCTGCCTGTCCATGATTTCGAAGAAGTGGATGAATTAAATGTTTTTAAACGATATAACTGGGGTTATAATCCATCACATTTCAATGTCCCTGAAGGCAGTTATTCAACAAATCCGACTGACCCATACGCAAGGATTAAAGAATTAAAACAGCTTATCCAAGCAATTCATGAGCAAGGAATAAGGGTCATTATGGATGTTGTTTATAACCATGTGTACAAAAAAGAAGACTCGCCGTTTGAGAAGATTCTCCCAGGCTACTTCTTCCGCTATGACATTCACGGAATGCCTTCTAACGGTACAGGTGTAGGCAATGATATTGCCTCTGAGCGTCTGATGGTAAGAAGATATATTCTGGACTCCGTTCGCTTCTGGCTGGAGGAATACCAGATTGACGGCTTCCGTTTTGATTTGATGGGCATATTGGATGTAGAGACAATGCAGGGGGTTCGGGAGATTTGTGACAGTAAAGATCCGTCTATTTTAACCTTTGGAGAGGGGTGGAATCTGCAGACACCTCTACCAGATGATCTCAAGGCGATAATTAGCAATCAACATAAAATGCCTCGAATCGGCCAGTTCAATGATCAATTCCGCGATCAAATAAAGGGAAGTACATTTGATTTGGAACATACAGGCTTTGCATTAGGGAATGGGAGTCAGCCAGCAGTGCATGAGCTTCTCTCTGGCAGCATTGGATTAGCAGAACAAAACGCAGGAATATTTACAGAGCCGAATCAGACAATCAATTATGTAGAATCGCATGATAACCATACGCTTTGGGATAAAATTGAGGCGTGCTTTCCTGACTTGGAGATGAGCTTGAAACGTAAAAAACATCGACTTGCCACATCCATCGTCTTACTCAGCCAAGGCATACCATTTCTTCACAGCGGTCAGGAGTTTTTCCGAACGAAATACGGTGTAGAAAACAGCTATAAATCGCCTGATGAAATTAACAGACTTGACTGGGATAGAAGAGATACATTTCTTGATAATGTCCAATTTATAAAAGACCTTATATCTTTGCGCAAATCAACCGCTGCACTGCGGCTGACAAGCGCTGAAGCTATTAGAAAGCATGTCACTATTCAATCACATTCCCCTTTATTCGTAGAATACAAACTGAACAATATTGAAGACTATGGTGATTGGGAAACACTTATTATCTATATCAACGCTGATGACGATTCACAAAGGGCAGCTGTCGAAGAAGGAAATTGGAAGCTGCTGTTAAAGGGAGAAGAAGTGTATCTCCATGAACTTCCTGATGTGGAAAAAACCATCGATATAAACCCGATTGGCATAACAATTATTGGAAAGCGAAAAGAGACAAACTGA
- a CDS encoding NERD domain-containing protein: MAQLIKLKDYISRYQQNILLYPSRYVRLKKQKWEGVKKAFDTQDMKIFYEDNESLDDITEEKESLFLKIRGMMNKKPKEEELLLFPAAVKEEDKEEQIFSFDYKANALNEPQSEEQLKLQFLNQLFRFQLKWASSTLTEKSTVKKAFYYDEHLKYFLQRFPDTYLVLYKPVFLLKNAPIDLEVMMVTPTAVWCITILEEEDSAVYLGSNEKFWVKKYNDKEKKTLSPLIALNRTEKIVRGILDRHDVALPIQKAILTRNGYIDYPTIPYDLKIIEKRNYDEWFRMMRTQQSPIKAIQLKAAESLLQYCLTTSVRRYDWDAPEEEES; this comes from the coding sequence TTGGCACAATTAATTAAGCTAAAAGACTATATATCACGTTACCAACAAAATATACTGCTGTATCCGTCCCGTTATGTCCGCTTAAAAAAGCAGAAATGGGAAGGTGTTAAAAAGGCATTTGATACACAAGACATGAAAATATTCTACGAGGATAATGAAAGTTTAGACGATATAACAGAGGAAAAGGAATCTCTTTTTCTAAAAATCAGAGGAATGATGAATAAAAAGCCGAAGGAAGAAGAGCTCCTTTTATTTCCGGCAGCTGTTAAAGAAGAAGACAAAGAAGAGCAAATATTTTCCTTTGATTATAAAGCCAATGCTCTTAATGAGCCTCAATCAGAAGAACAATTGAAGCTGCAATTTTTAAATCAGCTTTTTCGTTTTCAGCTGAAATGGGCTAGTTCTACTCTTACAGAAAAATCAACTGTTAAGAAGGCGTTTTATTATGATGAGCACTTGAAATATTTTTTGCAACGATTTCCTGATACATATTTAGTGCTATACAAACCAGTTTTCTTATTAAAAAATGCTCCTATTGATCTGGAAGTCATGATGGTGACACCAACTGCTGTGTGGTGCATCACTATCCTAGAAGAGGAAGATTCCGCTGTTTACCTAGGTTCAAATGAAAAATTTTGGGTAAAGAAATATAATGACAAAGAAAAAAAGACGTTAAGCCCGTTGATTGCTTTAAACAGGACAGAAAAAATTGTCCGCGGAATTCTCGACAGGCATGATGTTGCACTGCCTATTCAAAAGGCTATCCTGACAAGGAATGGCTATATTGATTATCCAACGATACCATATGATTTAAAGATTATTGAAAAAAGAAATTATGATGAGTGGTTCCGTATGATGAGAACCCAGCAATCACCTATCAAGGCTATCCAGCTGAAAGCGGCAGAAAGTCTGCTGCAATATTGTTTAACAACTTCTGTTCGAAGATATGATTGGGATGCTCCAGAGGAGGAGGAATCATAA
- the thpR gene encoding RNA 2',3'-cyclic phosphodiesterase: MNTNTHYFIAIGLPEAVRLEVEAVRGKLKEAFPFKKWVHPQDYHITLAFLGAATEEQKSELITILNEDSYDIDHFTLNIDKLGVFGSQDSPRIFWLGLENHPSLHQLRENIYIKCKKAGFTLETRPYHPHITIARKWAGTERFRQNMLNSQNPFSDAKPSFQVEQFSLFQTHLNKEPKYEAIYTKKFI; this comes from the coding sequence ATGAACACGAATACACATTATTTTATTGCGATAGGTTTGCCGGAAGCTGTCCGGCTAGAAGTAGAGGCTGTAAGGGGTAAGCTTAAAGAAGCATTTCCTTTTAAAAAATGGGTGCATCCGCAAGACTACCATATTACTTTAGCTTTTTTGGGAGCAGCAACGGAAGAACAAAAGAGCGAACTTATCACTATTCTAAATGAAGATAGTTACGATATAGACCATTTTACGTTGAATATCGACAAATTAGGAGTATTCGGCAGTCAGGACAGTCCACGGATTTTCTGGTTAGGATTGGAGAATCATCCATCGCTGCACCAGTTAAGAGAGAATATATATATTAAGTGCAAAAAGGCAGGCTTTACTTTAGAGACTAGGCCCTATCATCCGCATATTACGATTGCAAGGAAATGGGCAGGAACAGAGAGATTTCGCCAGAACATGCTGAATTCCCAAAACCCATTCAGTGATGCGAAACCTTCCTTTCAAGTAGAGCAATTTTCTTTATTTCAGACACATTTAAATAAAGAACCAAAATATGAAGCAATATATACAAAAAAATTTATTTAA